In Streptomyces venezuelae, the sequence GGCGAGGGCGGCCCCGTACAGGTGTACGCGGAGGTGGAGGGGCAGACGGTGTTCGTGTCCGTACGGGACCGGGGCCCCGGTTTCGACATCGACGCGGTACCGGGCGACCGCATGGGCGTACGAGAATCGATCATCGGCCGGATGCAGCGCAACGGCGGGACCGCACGACTGCGGTCCGCGCCCGACGGCGGCACGGAAGTCGAGCTGGAGATGGAGAGGGCGGCGAACACAGCATGACCGAGGCCGGAGGAAGCGCAGGCGTGGGGGAGACCAGGCGGGTCCGGGTGGTGCTCGTCGACGACCACAGGATGTTCCGTACGGGGGTGCAGGCCGAGATCGGCGAGACGGGCCGGACGGGCGTCGAGGTCGTCGGCGAGGCGGCCGACGTCGACCAGGCCGTCGCCGTCATCACCGCCACCCGGCCCGAGGTGGTCCTGCTCGACGTCCACCTGCCCGGAGGCGGCGGCGTCGAGGTACTGCGGCGCTGCGCCCCGCTGATGGCGGCCGCCGAGAACCCGGTGCGGTTCCTGGCGCTGTCGGTGTCGGACGCGGCCGAGGACGTCATCGGGGTCATCCGGGGCGGTGCGCGCGGGTACGTCACCAAGACCATCACCGGTACCGACCTGGTGGACTCGGTCTTCCGCGTGCAGGACGGGGACGCGGTGTTCTCGCCGCGGCTGGCGGGCTTCGTGCTCGACGCGTTCGCCTCGACGGACGCGCCGCCGGTCGACGAGGACCTGGACCGGCTCACGCAGCGCGAGCGCGAGGTGCTGCGGCTGATCGCGCGCGGGTACGCCTACAAGGAGATCGCCAAGCAGCTCTTCATCTCGGTGAAGACGGTCGAGTCGCACGTCTCGGCCGTCCTGCGCAAGCTCCAGCTCTCCAACCGGCACGAGCTGACCCGCTGGGCGACGGCCCGCCGCCTGGTCTGATTCCGTCCCCGGTCCGACGTCTGACCTGCGGTGTGACCCACGCCGCAGGCCGACCTGGCAACCAGGAGCGCGCACGCCGCCCTCTAGGCTGGCGTGATGAGCTTGACCGGTACACCCTTCTTCGCGTCGGTGATCGCCCTCACGGTGATCGCCGTCGTCCTTCCGCTGGCCGTATGGAGCAAGGTGCGCGGCCCGGCCGCCGTACGCACGCTCCTGCGCGCGTTGATGGTGGTGTTCGCCCAGGTCACAGCCGTCGCCGTGGTGTTCGTCGCGGTCAACCGGGCCGAGCACTTCTACGCCTCCTGGAGTGACCTGCTCGGCACGGGCAAGTACGTCACGGCCGCACCCGACCTCGGCCCGGACGGGCTCGGCGGCAAGAAGGTCGAAGAGGCGCCGAAGGTCAGGCAGGAGTTCCAGCCCGTCGAGGGACTGGGCGGCCGGGTCAGGAAGACCGAGCTCGACGGCAAGATCTCCGGGGTCAAGGGCGATGTCATGGTGTGGCTGCCGCCGCAGTACGACGACCCGGCCTACAAGGACAAGAAGTTCCCGGTGGTCGAGCTCATACCCGGCATACCCGGGACGGGGAAGTCCTGGTTCCAGGGACTCAAGGCGCACGAGGTGCTGGAGCCGCTGATGAAGAGCGGCAAGGTACAGCCGTTCATCCTGGTCTCGCCGCGCGCCATGCTGGTCGGCAACGGCGACACCGGCTGCGCCAACATCCCCGGCAAGGTCAACGCGGACAGCTGGTTCAGCGTCGACGTCCGCAAGATGGTCGTCGACAACTTCCGGGCCTCGGACGAGGCCCGCACCTGGGGCGTGGCCGGCTACTCGGCGGGCGCCTACTGCGCGGCCAAGCTCGCGATCGCCCACCCCGACCGCTACAGCGCGGCCGTCTCGCTGTCGGGCTACAACGACCCGGGCCAGGAGCCCTCGTCGCTGGTCGCCAAGGACCCCGAACTGCGCCGCACGCACAACCTGAAGAACGTGCTCCAGGCCGCGCCCACCCCGCCCGCAGTGTCGCTGTGGATGTCGGGGGCCGAGCACGACGGCTACCTGTCCGGCACGGACCTCAAGGCGATCGCCAAGACCCCGACCGTGGTGCACGCGGAGAAGGTCGTCGGCGGCCACAACCTCGAATCGTGGACGAGGCAGCTGCCGCAGACCTTCGGCTGGCTGAGCGGCATCGTCAAGGCTCCCTAGGCGGGTACTTTTGCGGGACACGCCCCAGGGGTCACGCGGGGCGGGAGGCGCCGGCCCAGGGCATCGAGTCGATCGGCGCCAGCCGGACCGTGGACCCGGGGCGCGGGGCGTGGATCATCTGGCCGTTGCCGACGTAGAGGCCCACGTGGGTCACCCCGGAGTAGAAGAACACCAGGTCGCCGGGGGCCAGCTGGTCGCGGGACACGCGCCGGCCGGCGTTGATCTGGGTGTAGGTGGTGCGGGGCAGCGAGACCCCGGCCGAGCGCCAGGCCGCCTGCGTCAGGCCGGAGCAGTCGAAGGACCCCGGGCCGGTCGCTCCCCAGACGTACGGCTTGCCGATCGCCGTGTACGCGAAGGCCACGGCGCGGGCCGCGCGTGAGCCGTCGGACGGGGGCGGGGGCGCGGGCGTGCTGCCCCGGGAGCCGGCAGACGTGGCGGGTGCGGTGGCGGGACCGCCGGGCGACTGGGCCTCGTAGGCCGCCCGCTCCTCGGCGGTGAGCCGGGCCAGCAGGTTCTTGGCGGTGGTGAGCTTCTCCTCGATCACCGCCTTGTGCCCGGCGAGTTCGTCCTGCCGGGAACGCAGGTCCGCGAGCCGCCCGGCGGCCTGTTCGCGGAGCTTGCCGACCTCGTCGAGCCGGCGGCGCACGGTGGTGATCCCGGCGGCGTTGCGGTCCCCGGCGCGGGCGATGAAGGCGGCCTGGGAGAGGTACTCCTGCGGGTCGGAGGCCAGCGCGAGCTGGACCGCGGTGCCCAGGGACCCGCTGCGGTACTGGGAGGCGGCCAGCGTTCCGAGTGCGCTGCGGGCGGTGTTGAGCTGGTCGGTCTTGCGGGCGGTCTCCTCGCGCAGTCCGGTCAGCGCGCGTTCGGCCTCGTCCGCCTGTTCCTTCGCCCCGTTGTACTGCTCGGTCGCCGCCTCGGCCTCCTCGTAGAGCCGGTCCACCTCCGACTTGACCTGGTCGGGGGTGAGCCGGGGGTCGGCCTGGGAGGCGCCTTCGAAGACGGTGGCGGTGGCAGCGCCCGCGAGGGCGAGGGTGGCGGCGGTCGTCCGTACCGGGCCGCCGGAGAGCGGGCGCTGCCTGGGCTTTCGATGACTGGCCACGAGGGCCTCACGTCCTTCCTCTGTCGGTGCTTGGAGGAGGACGCTAGACCCGGAGGTAACGGGCGGATGACGGGATGACCGCAAGTGGTTCGATCCGACCGGAGCTGGCCGCCGAGGACCGGACTCGACTGTTCCGGTGTGGGTCAGTGCCAGAGAACGGCGATGAAGATGTTGATCACGGTCAGCCCGCCGACCGCGCCGAACAGCGCCTTGTCCACGTGCTCCTCGTCGCGCTTGACGTAGACGAGGCAGAGGATCACGAACAGGATCGCGAGCTTCAC encodes:
- a CDS encoding LuxR C-terminal-related transcriptional regulator, whose translation is MTEAGGSAGVGETRRVRVVLVDDHRMFRTGVQAEIGETGRTGVEVVGEAADVDQAVAVITATRPEVVLLDVHLPGGGGVEVLRRCAPLMAAAENPVRFLALSVSDAAEDVIGVIRGGARGYVTKTITGTDLVDSVFRVQDGDAVFSPRLAGFVLDAFASTDAPPVDEDLDRLTQREREVLRLIARGYAYKEIAKQLFISVKTVESHVSAVLRKLQLSNRHELTRWATARRLV
- a CDS encoding alpha/beta hydrolase → MSLTGTPFFASVIALTVIAVVLPLAVWSKVRGPAAVRTLLRALMVVFAQVTAVAVVFVAVNRAEHFYASWSDLLGTGKYVTAAPDLGPDGLGGKKVEEAPKVRQEFQPVEGLGGRVRKTELDGKISGVKGDVMVWLPPQYDDPAYKDKKFPVVELIPGIPGTGKSWFQGLKAHEVLEPLMKSGKVQPFILVSPRAMLVGNGDTGCANIPGKVNADSWFSVDVRKMVVDNFRASDEARTWGVAGYSAGAYCAAKLAIAHPDRYSAAVSLSGYNDPGQEPSSLVAKDPELRRTHNLKNVLQAAPTPPAVSLWMSGAEHDGYLSGTDLKAIAKTPTVVHAEKVVGGHNLESWTRQLPQTFGWLSGIVKAP
- a CDS encoding C40 family peptidase; amino-acid sequence: MASHRKPRQRPLSGGPVRTTAATLALAGAATATVFEGASQADPRLTPDQVKSEVDRLYEEAEAATEQYNGAKEQADEAERALTGLREETARKTDQLNTARSALGTLAASQYRSGSLGTAVQLALASDPQEYLSQAAFIARAGDRNAAGITTVRRRLDEVGKLREQAAGRLADLRSRQDELAGHKAVIEEKLTTAKNLLARLTAEERAAYEAQSPGGPATAPATSAGSRGSTPAPPPPSDGSRAARAVAFAYTAIGKPYVWGATGPGSFDCSGLTQAAWRSAGVSLPRTTYTQINAGRRVSRDQLAPGDLVFFYSGVTHVGLYVGNGQMIHAPRPGSTVRLAPIDSMPWAGASRPA